In the genome of Fusarium poae strain DAOMC 252244 chromosome 1, whole genome shotgun sequence, the window TGGGAAGAGGTCAACCAGGCTGTTGACCCCAGTCATATTCTGCGACTCTCTATTGCTATGCGACAGCCCGATATCGAGAACCTCAAGACCGGACTACGAAAACGCGATTGTGTGTCTGGACAGTATACCCAGCGCCATCTCAGCCAGAAAGAAGCCCTTGCTCTCCGAACCCCAGACGAGAAGGATGTTGACCAGGTACTGGCCTGGTTAAAGAGCAGAAACATAACAGCAAAGGCCACTCCTGAAAAGGATTGGATTCATGTCAAGACCACCGTTAAACATGCTCAATATCTCCTCGACGCCAAGATTGGCTTTTATCAGTTCGCAGATCAGGAGCCTGTTCTTCGAACAAGAGATTACTCAGTACCAGAATCTCTAGCTTCGTCCATCAGCTTTATTCATCCCATCGCCAACTTTATGCGACCCACAAAGGAACTTACCACTCCCGACCCGGACTTTACACCAAGCATGCTCAAGAGTCTGCAGCTCGATAAGCGTGCTAATATCCCCTGCGGCCGAGCTGTCAAGCCTGACTGCCTCCGTGAGCAGTTCAACATCAGCTATCCTGCCTATAACGGCACCTCCCCTATCCGCTTTGGCATTGCTGGTTTCCTTGAAGAGTACGCCAACTACGAAGATGCCCAGGACTTTCTAAGAATCTACGCCAAGCCCCTTTACGAAGCCCGTTACAACTTCTCAGTTCAGTTGATCAACGGTGCTGAGAACTCGCAGGACCTCTTCGATTCCGGAAACGAAGCGGCTCTGGATGTTCAGTATGCCATGGCTCTTGGTTATCCTACCAATATCACCTACTATCTCGCCGACGGTCGTGGCCCTACGTTGGACGATGACGGCGAAGAAGTATCTGAGGAGTACAACGATAACGAACCTTACCTCGAGTTCCTCGACTACCTTCTCGACCTCTCTGATGATGAGATCCCCCATGTGCTCTCCGTTTCTTATGGCGACAACGAGGTTTCGGTCCCTCGCAAGTACGCTGAGCGTGTGTGCTCCATGTTTGGTCTTCTAACAGCTCGTGGCACAACCATTCTGGCAGCTTCTGGTGATGGAGGGGCAAAGGGATCAAGCAACTCGACTTGCCGTACCAACGACGGTACCAACAAGGATGTCACCATGGCTGTCTTTCCCGCAACTTGCCCTTGGGTCACAAGTGTCGGTGGTGTAGCAGCTGGAGCTGAGCCTTTCGAAGGCGCCGAGTTCAGTGGAGGCGGCTTCTCGCAGTACTTTCCTCGTGAGAAGTGGCAGGACTCTTCTGTCAACAGCTACATCAAAACCCTCGACGGCCACCTGGATGGCAACTACAATGCCAGCAACCGGGGTGTTCCCGATATTTCCATAACGGCGACGAGTTTCATTACTCGGCTTAAGGGGCAACAAGTCGCTCTTCGAGGTACTAGCGCGAGTACACCTGTGGTGGCAGCCATGATTGCGCTTATCAACGATGCACGTGTACGTAAGGGCAAGGATGTGCTGGGTTGGATCAACGAGGTCCTTTACTCAGATGAGGTACAGGCAGTCCTTCAAGATGTTTCCGCAGGAGAAAGCAGACCATGCGATTTCCAAAAAGGTCATAGCCCTGGTGGTTGGCCGGCAGCAAAGGGTTGGGACGCGATTACAGGCCTGGGAGTTCCATCTGATTTCCAGAAGCTCTTTGACGTGCTTGTCGCTATTTAAGTAGAGATTGTTGCCTTTCATCCCACTTGCATATTCTCCTAAATCCGtctatagaataatattagTACAAATTTGCTACCTGGTTGGATTATAACTACTAATGGTTTGAATGGAAGTCTTGTGAGACGATGAATGTAGGGTGATGGTTTAAGTAACGGTGGGGTGTAAACATGCCGTGCTCAGCGGGTATTTTAGCGGTCTGTCCCGTCCCTTCTGGATCCTTTCGGCGGGTTCGTCCCTTATCGATAGTTCGGTAAGGCGCTGTAGAATGCAATTCTCAGCCCAGCCACTAGGAAGCGCGTCACAATCACATTGCAGGAGCGGGCACTTGCATTTTTGGAGGGTTAAACTCGAGTCGCGTTCATGCAATGTTTTTGGGCCGTTGAGTTATTCTCTCTTAGTACGACGGCGTTGAATCAATACCGACGAGTTGGATATATTGATTAAAGCTGTTACAAGCTTACCTCTCTATCATTTCAATCACTGCTTAAATCGGTTGGCAGTTAAACTATAGACTCGGCAGCGCGGTGACTGACCTCCCCTTCGCGAACCCCAGTTCCATCCAGCCTTGACTCCAAATCCAAGTCACTTACTTCTGGCCCGCCACAATCAACCTTACTAAGTTAAGTAAACTTGAACCTCACACCACAAACGACCTCGCATTCGGCATCTGTTACACTTCACGGCGATAAATACCCATACCACAATGACAAAAAGCTATACACAATTATCAGTATCGTAAGCTCGTCAACACAGCAGTCGGCTTCACGCGATCGCGGCTTACACCCGCCCGCTACAATACCGCGACGCGGCCGACTTTCCCTCTTCGTTCTCTTCAACAATGCCGACCACCCACGTCTCTCCCGAGTCCCAGGACGACTTGAAAGATATCGCAAATGGGCTACTCAAGGCGCGCAAGGTCATAATCGTGACTGGTGCTGGTATCAGCACGAATTCGGGCATTCCTGTGAGCTTTCTCGATCGGCACTCCAGCGCTTGCTCCCATGCGTTGCGGAGAGGCTAGATACACGCAATTATCGGTGCGGTGACTAATTGGCCTAGGACTTTCGTTCCGAGAACGGTCTTTACTCGTTAATCAGTACGCAACTTGACGCGGCACAGCGGGCGCGTCTGCAGGAAAACACAGCCGACGACGAACCATCCGACTCCGACTCTCGACCAGCACccaagagaaggaaaatACTGCGCAATGACTCTCAAAAACCTGAAGAGGACTTGGGCGAATTAAGGGACGAGATCGAAGTTCAACTTGAAGATCCTGACCCGGTAGAAGAGGAGGTCGCGGATACTATCCAGGTCGAGGGCCATCCTGAAGACGAAGAGCGACCAGAAGACCCAGATGCGATGCCTGTGGTAAATCCTAGGACAACACGCTCGACCATAGCTGTGGCTCAGCCGCCAACTTCTCCGCTATCCTCACCTCCACCTGAAGATTTTCGCATTACACCACCCTCTGCTTTTAGAAGAGTACGAAGGAGTCACCTGCACGATTCAGATATTCCGCCGAGTTCGTCGCCTCTATCATCACCTCCCCCAGTTCTATTTGAGCCGTTCTCATCTCACGCGTCAGAGGAAGATGGACCAGGCAGCCGCAGCAGCACATCGCCATCCGAAGTTGACGACACCCCACCTTCACTCCCACCAAGCTTATCGCAATCAAATCTTGGCACGGGAAAGAATACACTACCCAACATGAAGGGGAAGGATATGTTTGACGCATCAATATGGGCAGACCCTCTGAGAACATCCGTGTTTTATACATTTGCAACGACTCTGCGTCAAAAGGTCAGAGACGTTGAACCTACGAGCTCACATCGATTCATCAGCCATCTAAGAGATCGCGGGAAGCTTGTCCGTTGTTATACTCAAAATATTGATCAAATAGAGGAAAAGGTTGGCCTTTCGACATGTCTCACCGATGGACCTGGTAGCCGTGGCCGCTTCTCTCGAAAATCAACCGCCAATCTGAACCAACTGAACAGAATGGTCGATGAGGTTAACGCCATGACCGAGGCCAATTCAGACAAGTCACAGCAATCATCAGACAATGAGGCCAGCCAACAGTCGCAATCAAGCCAATCGAAACAAGATATCGTGATAGCTTCTCAAGCCGAGTCGGATTTGGGCGCACCGGAAGATGCTATGGCCGTAGTGCAGAACCTCCGTCGTGACCTTCCAAAGTCAGGCGTTGAATGCGTTTTCCTCCACGGTTCACTGGAGCTTCTCCGGTGTTTCCTGTGTGGCCGCGTATGTTCTTGGGATGATGAAGGACGCCAGCTGGAAACAATGTCAGGCAAACAACCTGAGTGTCCCCACTGTGTCGGCGCTACCGTCGCTCGTGAAGAGCGTGGGAAAAGAGCTTTGGGCGTTGGCAAGTTGAGGCCTGATATTGTGCTCTATGGTGAAGAACATCCCAATGCACATCTGATCAGTCCGATTGTCACGCACGACTTGGCCCTTTGCCCAGATTTGCTACTCATTCTCGGTACCAGCTTACGAGTCCACGGCCTGAAAGTAATGGTCAGGGAGTTTGCGAAGGCAGTGCATGCCAAAGGCGGAAAGGTGGTGTTTGTCAACTACACCAAGCCTCCCGAGAGTTCATGGGGTGATGTTATCGACTACTGGGTCGAATGGGATTGTGATGCTTGGGTATCAGACTTGCAAGAAAAGATACCCAAGTTATGGCAAACTCCAGATCCTCCCAAGCTCAAAAAGAAGCGCGACTCAGGTGGCGTAGGCGAAGAAGGCGAAAAGATGGATGCTAAACGTTGTACCGCGGCCAACCCAACTGCTTGTCGCGACACAAAGGCCACAGGGGCCTATTGGGTTGCCAAGATAATGCAAAATCTACACAGAATAACCGGGCATGGTCCTCTCGATCCCAGAGAGATAGTAACACCGGTCATCATGGCTGCACCCATCGAGACACCTCCGGCTCCTGCTGAACAATTGGAGCCACCACCGAGCAAACCGGTCGCGATCCAGAGGAGGGCTAGACGATCTCGGAGGTCTGCGCCGGGTGCTTTGGAAAAAACCAAGAAACCTCCATCCACGTTGAACCCCAACCATGGCCGGACGCTTCGCAGCACTGAAACTGCTGAACCCTCGAAGATTGAGGAAACTGAAATACCCTTTAGCCATATTTTAAGGCCCGAAAAATTCCTCAGGGAGAGCTCGATCATTGACTCAGTCAAGGGGCGAGTTCGGAAGCGCAGAAGGATTGACGGCGAAGAAGTCGAACTACCCTCCGTTGGTAGACGTCATTCAAATCAGAAAGCTACAGAGGTTGATGGCTCACTCCGATTACCTCCATTAAACCCACAACCACCAACTCCCCATACTAGTCCGCCTTTTGAACGTTTGGTACCAATGGAGCCGCCTCATTGTGAGACTCCTCCAAAGTACTACATGAACGCACAGCTGCAACCCGTCTCGCCAGTGGCTGCGCCTAATCCAGGACCGCTGAAACAAATTTCTCATAACACGAGTAGACGTGTTACGCGCAGTCAAAGGTCTTCGATGGGCTTGGAAGAGCCTCCCGCGCCGTTTGTGGCCGGATTTCCTCCAGAAAGGTCCCTTGGGTTCTATTGCAGCCCCCAAGACTCATATACTTTAGTCCTGAAGCCAAACTTGCGCCCGGAAGAGTCCGATACGCTCGCGGCCCTGTCTATGCTGAAGAATGGCCCGGCGCGTGAGGTCATGGTCCAGGACTTTGTGGTTCCTCCACAGAGTCGCGTGCAAACACGGTCATCGTCGAGGTTAAGAAATGAGGGTGTCTAGCACCATATGAGTTGGATACAGCCGAGGTCTAAAGGCTATGAGTACATAGATCGGAGCTTTCACGACGGATGACAAACAACTATAAAGATTCACATACCAACATTTGCAGGGGGACGAGAACATCGGAGCTTAGAACTCTAGGAGCATTCATGGACGGGCGTTTGGAACACTGGCATTTCAGGGAACAAGGTAGCATTCCTCCTACTTGCTGCATCAATTGAAAGAAAGTTGGCAGCTCTTTCGGCAAAGTTTTGCATTTTGTATTTGTAATCCTCCGCAGTCGGGTTGTTCTTGTGACTCTCAGCCTCTGGATAAGTTGATACTAGATAGAGGTGGTATTGGTGACTCTTATCACTTTCAGGAcccccccctcccccccCGCAACGCTCTCTTGCGGATACCGACGGCCCGCATTCTCAATTCAGCTTTGAGTTACTGGAGCTTAGAACTAAGTTAAGGGCGTCGTTGACGTTGAGGATGTGGGGTATACAAGCCAGGTTGTGTTTAGCTGTCAGTATTATTTGACTCATTTGAGGCCAAGGCTCTAGAGGAAGAGGTCTATATAAGACTCAAAGACGTGGTAGAATAGTTTGGATCATCACAAACCATTATACCttaccatcatcatcatcatgggcTCTATTGGCAAAGATCTTCCTCAAGAGCTTCCTCTGCGGGGCAAGACTGACGCTACTACAGTCTTTGGTAGCTCTATGAAGAAGAATTTCATGCTTGATCCAGAATGGAGGAATATGAATCATGGTATGTAACTTGGATGGTCAATGAAACATAAACTAATGCTGTTATAGGATCTTTTGGCACTTATCCCAAAGCTGTCCAGACTAAATTCCGCGAATATCAGGATGCGAGGTAAGTAACGAATTAAGATGAATGAATTGCTCCTTACAGTGGTTAGCGAGGCTCGTCCTGATCCATTCATTCGATATGAGTATCCCAAACTTCTTGATGAAAGTCgtgctgctgtcgcaaagaTTATCAATGCTCCCCTCGACGCGGTTGTCTTTGTTTCCAACGCTACAACAGGTGTCAACACCGTCTTTCGTAACTTGAAATGGAACGAGGACGGTAAAGATGtcatcatcagcttctcGACCATCTACGAAGCCTGCGGTAAAGTTGCCGACTATCTTGTGGATTACTACAACGGAAACGTGACTCATCGCGAGGTTCAGCTTGAGTATCCTCTCGATGATGACGAGATCATCAAGAAATTTGAGGATACTGTAAAGAAAATTGAGGAAGAGGGGAAACGTGCTAGAATCTGCATCTTCGATGTTGTGTCTTCTCGACCGGGTGTCGTCTTTCCCTGGGAGGACATGATCAAGTCGTGTCGAAAGCTCAACGTTCTTAGCATGGTCGATGGTGCGCAGGGAGTCGGTATGGTGAGGCTTGATATGACAGCTTCGGATCCCGATTTCTTCGTGTCAAACTGCCATAAATGGCTTCACGTCCCTCGTGGTTGCGCCGTCTTCTACGTGCCCATTCGCAACCAAGACCTCCTCCCGACGACACTGGGAACCAGCCACGGCTACATCCCCAAGCTGGTGCATCGCATCACACCTCTGCCTCCAAGCACCAAGTCGCGCTTCGTGACCAACTTTGAGTTTGTTGGTACGCTGGATAACTCGCCTTATCTGTGTGTCAAGGACGCTATCAAATGGCGTGAGGAAGCACTCGGCGGCGAAGATGCGGTTCTGGAGTATCTCTGGGACTTGAACAAGAAAGGCAGCGAACTCGTCGCTGAGAAGCTGGGTACTACGTACATGGAGAACAGCACGAGAACTATGCGAAACTGTGGCATGGCTAACATTGCGTTGCCTGTTTGGAGTgccaaagaaggaaaggagGGTGAAGTTGTGATCTCGGCAGAAGAAACACAGACAGCGTTCCAGTGGATTCTGAATACGCTTATTAGCGACTACAAGACGTTTGTAGCGTTGTTTTTGCACGGTGGGAGGTTCTGGATCAGGACGAGTGCGCAGGTGTATGTAGGCATTGAGGATTATGAGTGGTTGGGTGGTGTTTTGAAGGACCTTTGTGAGAGAGTTGCTAAGAAGGAGTATCTGaagtagattatgaggagtATACATGAGATATAAGATGAGAGATGTAAAATATGAGTTTAATGAAATACACTTGAGTCTTGTATGCTGATCTTATGCTGATCTTACACAGCCATTTACACGGGAAAGATCTTCGCCCGATTTTGAATTAAACATGTCGTCTGACCAATGGATAAACGGCACcgcctcttcctcgtcacACCGTGAGAACCAACGCCCTGTTTGCATGTATTCATGGCGTGTGACCCGACGCCACAGTTTTCAGCTCGTAACTAATTAAGCAAGGATTCAGTTCAGATCCCTCTACAAGACTTCTATAAATACCTTCTAGAAGCTCACTATCGCCAAGACATCATCATTTCAATTGacacaaaaaaaaacatactTCTTTCTACTACTATCTCAAAATGGGCAACACATCAACATCACCTTCAACCTCTGagacaaaagagaaaaagtcTCTCTACCGTCGCTACAAAGACAGCAAAGCACCCGTACCACTCAGCGATGAGGACATACAAAAATACACGGGCAAGAGTCGTGAAGAACTCAAGACGTGGGCTGACTCAACGCCTGGCGTGGGCAAGAATCAACTCGCTGGTCGTGCCACGATCGGGGAAACTTCTGGGCTTGCTGGAGTGGCCATGGCAGATGGATATGGAGGTTGGGGACCTAGTGCTGAGCCGAATGATGTGAATAGAGGAATGAAGTTTCCTCCAAAGCCTGCTGAGGTACCGGCAAGTGAGGTTGAGGAGATTGAggtgaaggagaagaagtaaAGGAATATTATAGCTGGAGTCACGATTATGAAAAGACAGATTTATAAATACATAAAGCAATGACTTATTTTATTCAATACTGCTTCACTGTAAACGACTTCCAAGCTTGATTCACATTTTCTCCATGCTTGAACAAGTCAACAATAGTTCAAATGAATGACAAGTTTCCACAACTCGAATGAGAGACGAGTTTCCGGTTCCTTATTCGATGTGTCCGTTTTCCATCTTTGTGTGTTTCTTTGATACGAATTAATTTACTGCTCATTCTGCTTCTTGCGAGTGTCAAAGATGTTGAGTGCTTCTTCGGCAGCCTTGAGACCGCTCAGAGCCATAGCACCAAAGGTAGGACCTGATATATATTAGATCAAGTAGACACCGAGATTCagataaaaaaaaacataccCATACGGTTAGCACCGTCAACTTCAGAAAGTTCCATTCCACCAACAATGAGACCAGGGACAATCTCACGAGTACCCTTGACAATGGCATCCTCAGCGACATTCATGTCAAGACCACGCATACCACCGAGCTTCTCAATGCGCTGCATGCTAACAAGACGCTTGACACAGAAAGCGCCCATTGGGCCATCGTGGCCAGTGGTGGAGATGATCACGGGAGCGTTGATAGTGTTGGGGTCCATGCAAGAC includes:
- a CDS encoding hypothetical protein (SECRETED:SignalP(1-18)~MEROPS:MER0078639), with the protein product MISTIFFTTLALAGLGTAKNIKVEDTPVLPNGWEEVNQAVDPSHILRLSIAMRQPDIENLKTGLRKRDCVSGQYTQRHLSQKEALALRTPDEKDVDQVLAWLKSRNITAKATPEKDWIHVKTTVKHAQYLLDAKIGFYQFADQEPVLRTRDYSVPESLASSISFIHPIANFMRPTKELTTPDPDFTPSMLKSLQLDKRANIPCGRAVKPDCLREQFNISYPAYNGTSPIRFGIAGFLEEYANYEDAQDFLRIYAKPLYEARYNFSVQLINGAENSQDLFDSGNEAALDVQYAMALGYPTNITYYLADGRGPTLDDDGEEVSEEYNDNEPYLEFLDYLLDLSDDEIPHVLSVSYGDNEVSVPRKYAERVCSMFGLLTARGTTILAASGDGGAKGSSNSTCRTNDGTNKDVTMAVFPATCPWVTSVGGVAAGAEPFEGAEFSGGGFSQYFPREKWQDSSVNSYIKTLDGHLDGNYNASNRGVPDISITATSFITRLKGQQVALRGTSASTPVVAAMIALINDARVRKGKDVLGWINEVLYSDEVQAVLQDVSAGESRPCDFQKGHSPGGWPAAKGWDAITGLGVPSDFQKLFDVLVAI
- a CDS encoding hypothetical protein (BUSCO:40394at5125), giving the protein MGSIGKDLPQELPLRGKTDATTVFGSSMKKNFMLDPEWRNMNHGSFGTYPKAVQTKFREYQDASEARPDPFIRYEYPKLLDESRAAVAKIINAPLDAVVFVSNATTGVNTVFRNLKWNEDGKDVIISFSTIYEACGKVADYLVDYYNGNVTHREVQLEYPLDDDEIIKKFEDTVKKIEEEGKRARICIFDVVSSRPGVVFPWEDMIKSCRKLNVLSMVDGAQGVGMVRLDMTASDPDFFVSNCHKWLHVPRGCAVFYVPIRNQDLLPTTLGTSHGYIPKLVHRITPLPPSTKSRFVTNFEFVGTLDNSPYLCVKDAIKWREEALGGEDAVLEYLWDLNKKGSELVAEKLGTTYMENSTRTMRNCGMANIALPVWSAKEGKEGEVVISAEETQTAFQWILNTLISDYKTFVALFLHGGRFWIRTSAQVYVGIEDYEWLGGVLKDLCERVAKKEYLK